A region of Candidatus Poribacteria bacterium DNA encodes the following proteins:
- a CDS encoding NAD(P)H-quinone oxidoreductase has product MKAIIRTGDGGPEVLQLGEIPSPNPTETQVLVDVHATALNRADMIQRRGGYPPPPGDSEVLGLEIAGTVAAVGRAVKEVSKGDRVFGLVGGGGYAEQAVIDYRMAMPMPDEWTFEQAAAVPEVFFTASDNIFTQGGLSAGETILIHAGGSGVGTAGVQISHHAGAKVFITAGTPEKIENCKALGAEEGINYKESNFVAEILRLTEGQGVDVVVDFIGAAYLERNLSVLKTKGRLLQLGLISGSVTEINLNTVMRNRLQLIGSVLRTRSIDEKIGVTQRFMDRWLPELRSGKISPIIDTVFPLAAASDAHEYMEANRNFGKIILKVR; this is encoded by the coding sequence GTGAAAGCGATTATTAGAACGGGTGATGGCGGACCGGAAGTCCTGCAATTAGGCGAAATTCCATCGCCGAATCCAACAGAAACACAAGTCTTGGTAGATGTCCATGCGACTGCCTTAAATCGAGCCGATATGATTCAACGCCGCGGGGGATATCCCCCGCCGCCGGGGGATTCCGAGGTCCTCGGTTTAGAAATCGCTGGCACTGTTGCAGCGGTGGGTCGCGCTGTAAAAGAAGTGTCGAAAGGGGATCGCGTTTTTGGACTCGTTGGGGGTGGCGGTTATGCAGAACAAGCCGTCATTGATTACCGGATGGCAATGCCGATGCCTGACGAATGGACTTTCGAACAAGCCGCCGCGGTACCGGAAGTATTTTTTACAGCAAGTGACAATATTTTCACACAGGGCGGATTATCAGCCGGTGAGACAATCCTGATTCATGCAGGAGGAAGCGGTGTTGGCACCGCTGGTGTCCAAATCTCGCATCACGCTGGTGCTAAGGTTTTTATCACCGCAGGGACCCCGGAGAAAATTGAAAATTGCAAGGCACTCGGTGCGGAAGAGGGCATCAACTACAAAGAAAGCAACTTCGTTGCTGAGATTCTACGTTTGACAGAAGGTCAAGGTGTAGATGTTGTTGTGGACTTTATCGGAGCAGCTTATCTTGAACGGAACCTTTCTGTGCTGAAAACAAAAGGTCGGCTTTTACAACTCGGATTAATCAGCGGTTCAGTCACAGAAATTAACCTCAACACAGTGATGCGCAATAGGCTCCAACTGATAGGTTCTGTCCTGCGGACTCGATCCATTGACGAAAAAATCGGTGTCACGCAACGCTTTATGGATCGTTGGTTGCCCGAATTGAGGAGCGGCAAAATCAGCCCCATTATTGACACCGTTTTTCCATTAGCAGCGGCATCAGATGCCCACGAATACATGGAAGCGAATCGCAACTTCGGGAAAATTATTTTAAAGGTGAGATAG
- a CDS encoding DUF86 domain-containing protein yields MGKRKVRNAKKTENRRFNPVKAKLESINECFDQLRYGLPANQEEYIEADRITHSYVKSCFLMIIQRAVDINNVIIEFSGQPPPQQKYQSFRALYQNGAINQETLDFFIKALDFYEKIANPYQELALSELYDAALQLLKYGEAYTHQLENFFVNHSP; encoded by the coding sequence ATGGGAAAAAGGAAGGTTAGAAACGCAAAGAAAACTGAGAATCGCCGCTTCAACCCAGTAAAAGCGAAGTTGGAATCTATAAATGAATGTTTTGACCAATTACGGTATGGGTTGCCGGCAAATCAAGAAGAATATATTGAAGCGGATAGGATTACACATTCTTATGTTAAAAGCTGCTTCCTTATGATTATTCAGCGTGCTGTGGACATCAACAACGTTATTATCGAATTTAGCGGACAGCCACCGCCACAGCAGAAGTATCAAAGCTTCCGTGCCTTGTATCAAAACGGTGCGATCAATCAGGAAACCTTGGATTTCTTCATCAAGGCTTTAGATTTCTATGAAAAGATCGCGAATCCCTACCAAGAACTCGCTCTTTCCGAACTGTATGATGCGGCTCTCCAACTTTTGAAATACGGTGAAGCCTACACCCACCAACTCGAAAATTTCTTTGTGAACCATTCACCTTAA
- a CDS encoding tetratricopeptide repeat protein, whose translation MKYFTCQEGSPLLQRSNISIRLSILVLITVCLSLGSNLQAQTGSETPELVALPDANTGLNSDMTRVAKLYTNLMWAAYCRTGERSIPKSKALYDALIEEIDDAATILENGLLSPSEVSFIYAERASLRYPKLQDIKGAEEDARTAIKFNPENVKATWVLAQIVTERFIYYMERNRNSKIPNILKKEMFDTLKRLVALDPDHDRAYFYLGSMARDLGDTELAITSFKALTRIIPYDDRYYRELAELYKTQNRLDEALQSYERVVTIRPEQKSARNRLGQLYLQTGDYPSAIKTFLSVLSPLEGQSETNSVRERTARNASEVEIEAHQGISLAYQAQNNFERSEFHITRMITLLEEQAKRTRNGFRTRSSERIELANRIQEARYTLGQIYLKFNAPRKAVQTFTKILSVNDKYVPALSGIGIAYQMQDDMKRAEIYLRRAIDLSTEVELPDAYNALGYLYAEQGINLDEAAALVRRALKSVPKSGAYLDSLGLIYFKQGKLDAAIENLEQALHYLPDTPEILLHLADAYLGKGLKQKALRTLEQAVLLEPNNAELLQKLERSRQQSAVSGQENSFHQPTVDSDVPESR comes from the coding sequence ATGAAATATTTTACCTGTCAAGAAGGAAGTCCCTTGCTTCAGCGGAGCAACATATCTATAAGGCTCTCAATCCTTGTTTTAATCACAGTATGTCTCTCTTTGGGCTCCAATCTGCAAGCTCAGACGGGGAGTGAAACGCCTGAATTGGTGGCACTTCCTGATGCTAATACAGGATTAAATTCGGACATGACCCGCGTCGCAAAACTCTATACCAATCTAATGTGGGCCGCATACTGCAGAACAGGTGAGCGCAGCATCCCGAAAAGTAAAGCTCTCTACGATGCCTTGATTGAGGAGATTGATGACGCCGCTACGATCCTCGAAAATGGACTTTTATCTCCAAGTGAGGTGAGTTTTATTTATGCCGAGCGTGCATCACTTCGGTATCCTAAATTGCAGGATATTAAAGGGGCAGAAGAAGATGCAAGAACAGCCATTAAATTTAATCCTGAAAATGTAAAAGCAACATGGGTTCTTGCCCAAATAGTAACCGAACGATTCATTTATTATATGGAACGGAACAGAAATAGTAAAATACCTAATATTCTAAAAAAGGAGATGTTTGACACGTTAAAACGCTTGGTCGCGTTGGATCCCGACCATGATAGGGCTTATTTCTACCTCGGTAGTATGGCGCGTGATCTCGGTGATACTGAACTTGCTATTACGTCCTTCAAGGCGCTCACACGCATCATTCCTTATGATGACCGATATTATCGGGAACTTGCTGAACTCTATAAAACTCAAAATCGGCTTGATGAGGCTTTACAGTCCTACGAAAGAGTCGTCACCATTCGACCCGAACAGAAAAGTGCCCGAAATCGACTTGGGCAGCTTTACCTTCAAACTGGTGACTATCCCTCAGCGATAAAGACTTTCCTTTCTGTCTTGTCACCGCTTGAAGGACAGTCGGAGACTAATAGCGTAAGAGAACGCACTGCGCGTAATGCCAGTGAAGTTGAAATTGAAGCACATCAGGGCATCAGTCTCGCATATCAGGCACAAAATAATTTTGAGCGATCCGAATTTCATATCACGCGCATGATCACTTTGTTAGAGGAACAGGCGAAACGAACTCGCAACGGCTTTCGGACCAGAAGTAGTGAACGCATCGAATTGGCGAACCGTATCCAAGAGGCACGCTATACCCTCGGACAAATCTACCTCAAATTCAATGCCCCTCGGAAAGCTGTCCAAACTTTCACGAAAATTCTATCTGTCAATGATAAATACGTCCCCGCGCTTTCCGGTATAGGAATAGCGTATCAAATGCAAGATGATATGAAACGCGCGGAAATTTATCTCCGTCGGGCAATTGATTTATCTACTGAAGTAGAATTGCCGGATGCCTACAACGCATTAGGATACCTCTATGCGGAGCAAGGCATTAACTTGGATGAAGCCGCAGCTTTGGTCCGTCGTGCGCTTAAAAGTGTACCGAAATCCGGAGCATATCTTGATAGTTTAGGACTCATCTACTTTAAACAGGGAAAACTTGATGCCGCTATAGAAAATTTGGAGCAGGCTCTCCACTATCTGCCCGATACACCTGAAATTCTTTTGCATCTCGCTGACGCTTATCTTGGGAAGGGCTTGAAACAGAAAGCATTGCGAACTTTGGAGCAAGCCGTCCTTCTTGAACCAAACAACGCTGAACTACTCCAGAAACTTGAAAGAAGCCGTCAACAATCAGCAGTCAGTGGTCAGGAGAATAGTTTCCATCAGCCAACAGTCGATAGCGATGTCCCGGAAAGCCGATAG
- the gyrA gene encoding DNA gyrase subunit A: MENIQERNIENELTTSYLTYAMSVNTNRAIPDVRDGLKPSTRRIIYAMGQINLTANRPYDKCAAVVGEVMKNYHPHGDGPIYGTLVGLAQPFSIRYPLIDGQGNFGSIDDDPPGAMRYTECRLAVIASEMLTDIEKQVVDFQPNYKDSLEEPTVLPGLLPNLLVNGTTGIGVGYLTRIPPHNLTEVVDALLHKLTDPDATSEVLMEHILGPDFPTAGIIVGTNGIQQMYTTGKGSITIRAKTVIERISGRGGDREQIVITEIPYQVKKNQLLQRMYDLVVSKTITGIADIRDESDQEIRIVILLKRGEIAQVILNQLYKHTQMQTNFSANLLCLVEGLPKVLTLEEILRHYLEHRRDVVRRRTQFELTRAERRNHILEGYLLALQNLEAIIELVQTADSPQAAEAELRETYQLSQQQAREILTMTLRQLTGLERQRIHDEYTDLLDHIAEFRAILADETLVTDIIRTELETLKEKYGDERRTELTGEVKEFEVEDLIADEEMVVTLSHAGYIKRLPMDTYRKQHRGGVGIRGATRKDGDFLEHIFVATAHQNILFFTDLGKCYTLKVHQIPESSRQSAGRAVVNLLRLSKGENITAYVTVPQKTLSQKSEEADAGEVAVDEVGADAFVFMATQRGIVKKTELSSFENTLSSGIIAVNLDDGDKLIGAQVTDGNADVILITHKGVAIRFSEKDARPLGRNTRGVRGIELGDADFVAQMVIVQREASEMEEKPAASKKDDTLLIVTENGYGKRTAVSAYRSQKRGGKGVIAIGKSTRNGAVVAAKRVANADELVLISSNGYVTRTAVSAIRRIGRNTQGVRIMALQADEKLVDAAKIELSSSLLE; this comes from the coding sequence ATGGAAAACATCCAAGAACGCAACATAGAAAACGAACTGACGACATCGTATCTCACCTATGCGATGAGCGTCAACACCAACCGTGCGATCCCTGATGTGCGCGATGGCCTCAAACCGAGTACCCGTCGAATTATTTACGCGATGGGACAGATAAATCTTACTGCAAACCGACCTTATGACAAATGCGCTGCTGTTGTCGGGGAGGTGATGAAAAACTATCATCCACACGGTGATGGTCCCATCTACGGGACTCTCGTTGGTTTAGCACAGCCGTTTAGTATACGCTATCCGCTAATAGACGGACAGGGCAACTTCGGAAGTATTGACGACGACCCGCCGGGTGCGATGCGCTATACGGAATGCCGGCTTGCTGTTATTGCCAGTGAGATGCTCACTGACATTGAAAAGCAGGTCGTTGATTTTCAACCCAATTATAAAGATTCTCTCGAGGAACCGACAGTCCTTCCAGGGCTCCTGCCGAATTTGCTTGTCAATGGCACAACAGGTATTGGCGTTGGTTACCTTACCCGAATACCGCCGCACAACCTTACTGAGGTTGTTGACGCGTTACTTCATAAGCTCACGGATCCAGATGCCACTTCAGAAGTTCTCATGGAACACATCCTTGGACCCGACTTCCCTACTGCGGGTATCATTGTCGGCACCAACGGTATCCAGCAGATGTACACTACAGGTAAAGGAAGCATCACTATCCGAGCTAAAACGGTCATAGAAAGAATTTCGGGACGCGGAGGAGATCGAGAACAAATCGTCATAACCGAGATTCCGTATCAGGTAAAGAAAAATCAACTGTTACAACGGATGTATGACTTGGTTGTCAGCAAAACCATTACTGGAATCGCCGATATTCGAGACGAGTCAGACCAGGAAATTCGCATCGTTATACTCCTTAAACGCGGTGAAATTGCACAGGTTATCCTGAATCAACTGTATAAACACACGCAGATGCAGACGAACTTCAGTGCAAATCTTCTCTGCCTTGTGGAAGGGCTCCCGAAGGTCCTGACGCTTGAAGAAATCCTCAGACACTATCTCGAGCATCGCAGGGATGTGGTGCGGCGGCGGACGCAATTTGAGCTCACACGTGCTGAACGTAGAAATCACATTTTAGAAGGATACCTCCTGGCACTGCAAAATCTTGAGGCAATCATAGAACTCGTTCAAACGGCAGACTCCCCGCAAGCAGCAGAAGCGGAACTCCGTGAGACCTATCAACTCAGTCAGCAGCAAGCAAGAGAAATTCTCACGATGACGCTCCGGCAACTGACCGGACTTGAACGCCAGCGGATTCACGATGAATATACAGACCTCCTTGATCATATCGCCGAATTTCGTGCGATTCTTGCCGACGAAACTTTGGTAACAGATATTATCCGAACGGAACTCGAAACCCTGAAAGAGAAATATGGGGATGAGCGCCGGACCGAACTTACCGGTGAAGTCAAGGAATTTGAAGTCGAAGACCTCATTGCTGACGAAGAGATGGTTGTTACACTATCTCATGCCGGTTACATTAAGCGATTACCGATGGATACCTATCGGAAGCAGCATCGCGGTGGCGTTGGGATTAGGGGAGCTACACGAAAAGATGGTGATTTTTTGGAACACATCTTTGTCGCCACTGCCCATCAGAATATTCTGTTCTTCACAGATTTGGGTAAATGTTATACACTAAAAGTTCATCAAATTCCTGAATCCAGTCGCCAATCAGCTGGACGTGCAGTCGTCAACCTACTTCGTTTATCAAAAGGTGAGAATATTACAGCCTATGTGACGGTCCCCCAAAAAACCTTAAGTCAAAAAAGTGAGGAGGCAGATGCCGGCGAGGTTGCAGTGGATGAAGTTGGAGCAGACGCATTTGTTTTCATGGCAACGCAGCGGGGTATCGTCAAAAAGACAGAACTTTCCAGTTTTGAGAATACACTGTCAAGCGGCATTATCGCTGTTAATCTCGATGATGGCGATAAACTTATCGGTGCACAAGTAACCGATGGCAATGCCGATGTTATCCTTATCACCCACAAAGGTGTTGCTATCCGTTTTAGTGAAAAAGATGCAAGACCTCTTGGACGTAACACGCGAGGCGTCCGGGGTATAGAACTCGGCGACGCAGATTTCGTCGCACAAATGGTTATTGTTCAGCGTGAAGCATCAGAAATGGAAGAGAAACCAGCTGCCTCGAAAAAAGACGACACTTTGTTAATCGTTACAGAAAATGGATACGGTAAACGAACAGCAGTCTCTGCCTATCGTTCTCAGAAACGTGGTGGAAAAGGCGTTATCGCTATCGGGAAATCTACCCGAAATGGTGCGGTTGTCGCTGCAAAACGCGTCGCAAATGCTGATGAACTTGTTCTCATTAGTTCAAACGGGTATGTCACTCGGACAGCAGTTAGTGCCATTCGACGTATCGGGCGTAACACCCAAGGCGTGCGAATCATGGCACTTCAAGCGGACGAAAAGCTTGTTGATGCAGCCAAGATCGAACTCTCATCCTCCCTACTGGAGTAG
- the gyrB gene encoding DNA topoisomerase (ATP-hydrolyzing) subunit B, with protein sequence MSKKARTYTASDIQILEGLEAVRKRPSMYIGSTGPAGLHHLVTELVDNSIDEIGAGYGTQVEVKLHRDGSVTVSDDGRGIPVDTHATGVSALEVVMTTLHAGGKFDGREQVGYQTAGGLHGVGASCVNALSEWLQVQVYQNRAIYEQRYARGIPQTSVEKTGKSRKTGTRTTFMPDSEIFDTLDFSHDVLRDRLRELAFLNKGVRIQFHDTRDDENSEPIAFQYDGGIASFVTYYNQNKEVLHPEPIYIEGVESEIIVEIAFQFNTTYTENISSYANNIRTSEGGFHESGFKSAVTRAFKTYATANDLLRSAKIDLTGEDIREGITAVISVKVPDPQFEGQTKSKLGNTEVEGIVQSFVGSRLKTLLEENPSVSKRIIQKSIDAARAREAARSAREVVRRKSVLDSASMPGKLADCSERDSSRTELFLVEGDSAGGTAKQGRDRQNQAVLPLKGKGINVDKARLDKILRNAQVIDIITALGTGIGAEEFSLEKLRYAKIIIMADADVDGAHIRTLLLTFFFRQMPDLIAGGHLYIAQPPLYQVRKGRSSQYLQDDEEMEDYLLTLALDTVQITNARRSAPYTSSEYRTIASAVRKIQSLVNQIDRSGVPLSSLRNETSDPADTSDKVDKLLSMLVDVSSVQMDDPLTVAQETSDEDPAPATGNPQTTLFGNSEHSPTEEKTGKLNTGDATPRTWHYELRRELEKLAEFDIQETDFRSSDETNGSGTSKSQKLFSVQTENGDAYQADDIFSLVQHLFEIEHRGLTITRYKGLAEMNAEQLRDTTMRPDERILLRVTLEDAVEADRVFTLLMGDTVEPRREFIERYGTQVNLDLYGA encoded by the coding sequence ATGTCAAAAAAAGCACGAACATATACAGCAAGCGATATACAAATTCTTGAAGGGCTTGAAGCTGTCAGAAAACGTCCAAGTATGTACATCGGCAGTACGGGTCCCGCTGGATTGCACCATCTCGTCACAGAACTGGTTGACAATTCCATAGACGAAATAGGTGCTGGTTACGGGACACAAGTTGAAGTTAAGCTCCATCGCGATGGTAGCGTAACTGTCAGCGATGACGGCCGAGGCATCCCTGTTGATACACACGCGACAGGCGTTTCCGCCCTTGAAGTCGTCATGACGACACTGCACGCCGGTGGTAAATTTGACGGTCGAGAACAAGTCGGCTACCAAACCGCTGGTGGCTTGCACGGTGTTGGTGCCTCCTGTGTCAATGCGCTCTCCGAATGGCTCCAGGTTCAGGTCTATCAAAACAGAGCCATCTACGAACAACGCTACGCGCGTGGTATTCCACAGACGTCCGTAGAAAAAACCGGTAAAAGCAGAAAAACGGGCACTCGGACGACATTTATGCCCGATTCCGAAATATTTGACACACTTGACTTTTCACACGATGTCCTCCGGGATCGGCTCAGAGAGCTTGCATTCCTTAACAAAGGCGTACGCATCCAATTTCACGATACACGCGATGATGAAAATTCGGAACCGATTGCCTTTCAATACGACGGTGGAATCGCCTCTTTTGTTACTTACTATAATCAAAACAAAGAAGTCCTGCATCCCGAACCCATCTACATAGAGGGTGTTGAATCAGAGATTATAGTGGAGATTGCTTTTCAGTTCAATACGACTTATACAGAAAATATTAGTTCCTACGCCAATAACATCCGCACCTCTGAAGGGGGGTTTCACGAGAGTGGCTTTAAGAGTGCGGTTACCCGCGCTTTCAAAACGTATGCCACTGCTAACGATCTCCTACGGAGTGCTAAAATAGATCTTACGGGTGAAGACATTCGCGAAGGAATAACGGCAGTCATCAGTGTCAAAGTTCCTGATCCACAATTCGAGGGGCAAACGAAGTCCAAACTCGGAAATACAGAGGTCGAAGGCATCGTCCAGAGTTTTGTTGGCTCCCGCCTGAAAACGCTTTTGGAAGAAAACCCGTCAGTCTCCAAACGTATTATCCAAAAATCTATTGATGCTGCGCGAGCACGTGAAGCTGCCCGCAGTGCCAGGGAAGTGGTCCGCCGCAAAAGCGTCCTTGATTCGGCATCTATGCCGGGAAAACTTGCCGACTGCTCCGAACGCGACTCGTCGCGAACCGAATTGTTTCTTGTAGAAGGAGACTCCGCCGGTGGCACCGCCAAACAGGGCAGAGATCGACAAAATCAAGCGGTCCTTCCGCTTAAAGGTAAAGGTATCAACGTAGACAAGGCACGGCTCGACAAAATCCTCAGAAATGCCCAAGTCATTGACATCATCACGGCGTTGGGAACAGGGATCGGTGCTGAAGAGTTCAGTCTCGAAAAACTCCGATACGCCAAAATTATCATTATGGCGGATGCTGATGTTGATGGGGCTCACATCCGAACATTGCTTTTAACGTTCTTCTTCCGTCAGATGCCCGACCTCATCGCTGGTGGACATCTTTACATCGCCCAACCGCCACTTTACCAAGTTAGAAAGGGCAGAAGCTCACAGTACCTACAAGACGACGAGGAAATGGAAGATTACCTCCTTACCTTAGCACTTGATACTGTCCAGATAACAAACGCTCGGCGGAGCGCACCTTATACGTCATCGGAGTATCGGACCATCGCCAGTGCTGTCCGTAAGATTCAAAGTCTCGTTAATCAAATTGATCGGAGCGGTGTACCACTCTCAAGTTTGAGGAATGAAACCTCAGATCCAGCAGACACATCCGACAAAGTAGATAAACTACTTTCCATGCTTGTTGACGTATCTTCTGTTCAGATGGATGATCCTCTAACCGTAGCACAAGAGACTTCTGATGAGGATCCGGCTCCCGCTACCGGAAACCCGCAAACAACACTCTTCGGAAATTCCGAGCACAGTCCCACTGAGGAAAAGACCGGCAAGTTGAACACGGGAGACGCTACGCCGCGAACCTGGCACTACGAACTGAGACGCGAACTCGAGAAACTTGCCGAGTTTGACATCCAAGAAACCGACTTTCGTTCGTCAGACGAGACGAATGGGTCAGGGACATCGAAAAGCCAAAAATTGTTTAGCGTCCAGACGGAAAATGGCGACGCTTATCAGGCAGACGATATTTTTTCACTCGTGCAACACCTTTTCGAGATAGAACATCGCGGTCTCACAATCACTCGATACAAAGGCTTAGCCGAAATGAACGCCGAGCAACTCCGCGACACCACTATGCGTCCAGACGAACGCATTCTGCTTAGAGTAACGCTCGAAGATGCTGTTGAAGCTGACCGTGTTTTTACACTTCTCATGGGGGATACCGTTGAACCTCGACGGGAATTTATAGAACGCTACGGGACTCAGGTAAATCTTGATTTATACGGAGCTTAA
- a CDS encoding DUF721 domain-containing protein: protein MDKTHNLHRLLAELMRTHGFEPKVLEQKVFVLWPECLSRNKHLAPLATNTVPISLSNGILKIYTEYSAYKSSLLLNKPKILADINAELEKPALTDFRVEIKTLAVKPQETEDQSSSPETPEEDSTIGNTHQVTPEQLEKIEHALSSVSDPHLRESLWQLFTTQSKDNP from the coding sequence ATGGACAAAACTCACAACTTACATCGTCTTCTTGCCGAACTCATGCGAACCCACGGCTTTGAGCCTAAGGTGCTTGAGCAAAAAGTTTTTGTTCTCTGGCCAGAATGTCTCAGCCGGAACAAACACCTTGCGCCACTCGCTACAAACACCGTACCCATATCGTTGTCAAACGGCATCCTGAAGATTTACACAGAATACTCTGCTTATAAATCGAGTCTATTGCTCAATAAACCGAAGATTTTAGCCGACATAAACGCTGAATTAGAGAAACCTGCTCTCACAGACTTCCGCGTAGAAATCAAAACCCTCGCGGTCAAACCCCAAGAAACTGAAGACCAATCCTCAAGTCCAGAAACGCCAGAAGAAGATTCTACCATTGGTAACACTCACCAAGTTACACCCGAACAGTTAGAGAAAATTGAACACGCTCTTTCAAGCGTTTCCGACCCACATCTCAGAGAATCCTTGTGGCAACTCTTCACTACACAGAGTAAGGACAACCCTTGA
- a CDS encoding DNA replication/repair protein RecF codes for MLLNNIVLRNFRNYVDCEVSFSKPVNLIIGGNAQGKTSLLEAIYFLCTAESHRATRDSELIRHNEAGFYLKGTLENNNDDVMSLEATKRARGQFKLKKDGVLQVKRSEWIGQFNAVLFSPESLILVKGGPAERRRFLDLLISQIDSIYLKNLQKYRLVLRQRNELLKQIRTTLTDTSQLDVWDKLLIAHGTAIIIKRFEIFHQLKAYAMQNHQQLTGGKESIALTYCSASGRNNTSMHHNAHNTSDEGTENLADGSEIGFLETKTETEIETDFDAALNASRGADLQRGTTLVGPHRDDFLIELENASAIHSTDSESENRLEAPDIEEVEMDTEQSERQNLLPRSEIGTFREGARAYGSQGQQRTIALALKLAELELIRTVTGQDPIVLLDDVTSELDYKRTEYLLNVLQDLSAQTFITATHAEPLVRHLNHPNVLTVENAQINQVSETNG; via the coding sequence ATGCTGCTAAATAATATTGTTCTCCGCAATTTCCGCAACTATGTTGATTGTGAGGTGAGTTTCTCCAAACCCGTCAATCTAATTATTGGCGGCAACGCGCAAGGGAAGACGAGCCTACTTGAAGCAATCTATTTCCTTTGCACTGCAGAATCACACCGAGCAACGCGTGATAGTGAACTCATTCGGCACAACGAAGCAGGATTTTATCTCAAAGGAACGCTGGAAAATAATAACGATGATGTGATGTCGCTTGAAGCAACGAAGCGCGCCCGGGGGCAGTTTAAACTTAAAAAGGATGGCGTTCTTCAAGTGAAGCGCTCTGAATGGATTGGACAGTTTAATGCGGTGCTCTTCTCACCGGAGTCATTGATATTGGTGAAAGGCGGTCCCGCAGAACGTCGAAGGTTTTTGGACCTACTCATCTCACAAATCGACAGCATCTACCTAAAAAATTTGCAAAAATATAGATTAGTTCTCAGGCAGCGGAACGAACTTCTTAAACAAATTCGTACAACGTTAACAGATACGTCACAGTTAGATGTCTGGGACAAACTTTTAATCGCACATGGGACTGCAATCATCATAAAGCGATTTGAAATTTTTCACCAATTAAAGGCCTATGCCATGCAAAACCATCAACAACTCACTGGTGGTAAAGAAAGCATCGCATTGACGTATTGTTCCGCATCCGGGCGGAACAATACGTCAATGCATCATAATGCACATAATACATCGGATGAAGGCACGGAAAATTTAGCAGACGGATCAGAAATTGGGTTCCTTGAAACCAAAACTGAAACCGAGATAGAAACGGATTTTGACGCAGCTTTAAATGCATCACGCGGTGCCGATTTACAAAGAGGGACAACCCTCGTAGGACCGCATCGCGACGACTTTCTCATCGAATTGGAGAACGCCTCCGCAATACACAGTACCGATTCAGAAAGCGAAAATCGCTTGGAAGCCCCAGATATTGAGGAGGTCGAGATGGACACGGAACAGTCCGAACGTCAAAATCTACTCCCAAGATCCGAAATCGGAACATTTCGAGAGGGAGCGCGAGCCTACGGTTCCCAAGGTCAGCAACGGACGATAGCGTTAGCACTTAAACTGGCAGAATTAGAGTTAATCCGAACAGTAACGGGACAGGACCCGATCGTCCTTCTGGACGATGTCACTTCCGAATTAGATTACAAGCGAACAGAGTACCTATTAAACGTCCTCCAAGATTTGAGCGCGCAAACCTTCATTACCGCGACCCATGCTGAACCGCTCGTGCGTCACCTGAACCACCCCAATGTTTTAACAGTAGAGAACGCCCAGATAAACCAAGTTTCCGAAACCAACGGTTAA